One window of Streptomyces sp. NBC_00273 genomic DNA carries:
- a CDS encoding DUF6716 putative glycosyltransferase, whose product MPERKRVAVLADSDTRWKWGALTARRLVPDHQLTGFLLRGRATPTARQLGEVGVRADRLSEVTCAEFLAEIERERYDVVVLALVGGAVQAVLHGARALWPAPARRPVLVTGYVGVVYEKLADGLLLRHGADLVLANSRHDAQRFRAVYEGVGADAAAVTETALPFLGGAPYEPAGSRAHTVVFAVQPSVPDSRADRAYLLERAAGHARLHPDREVLIKLRSKPGEHTTHLEEQPYQRLAEKVPGGLPANCRLVYGNMGEVLDGADLLVTVSSTAALESLHRSIPTAVLTDLGIREALGNHHFLGSGCLASWDQIDSGLLPVGDPAWLAAQGVLSAADTGSGAATGADTGADAYAVARAKVAGLLAAARLPSPAPYYTRTTAPGYLPGILARHHLAPDGTPLPGAVRPAAGESRLRRRLRGHLREAARGAYRHGVQRVAPVIRRLGEL is encoded by the coding sequence GTGCCAGAACGCAAACGCGTCGCCGTACTCGCCGATTCCGATACGCGATGGAAATGGGGCGCACTCACCGCCCGCCGTCTCGTACCCGACCACCAGCTCACCGGATTCCTGCTGCGCGGCCGGGCCACGCCCACCGCGCGCCAGCTCGGCGAGGTGGGGGTGCGGGCCGACCGGCTGTCCGAGGTGACCTGCGCCGAGTTCCTCGCCGAGATCGAACGCGAGCGCTACGACGTGGTCGTCCTCGCGCTCGTCGGCGGGGCCGTCCAGGCCGTCCTGCACGGGGCCCGCGCCCTGTGGCCCGCCCCGGCCCGGCGCCCCGTGCTCGTCACCGGCTACGTGGGCGTCGTATACGAGAAGCTCGCCGACGGGCTGCTGCTGCGCCACGGCGCCGACCTCGTCCTCGCCAACTCCCGCCACGACGCGCAGCGGTTCCGCGCCGTGTACGAGGGCGTCGGCGCGGACGCCGCCGCCGTCACCGAGACCGCCCTGCCCTTCCTCGGCGGAGCGCCGTACGAGCCGGCCGGGAGCCGCGCCCACACGGTGGTCTTCGCCGTCCAGCCCTCCGTGCCCGACAGCCGCGCCGACCGCGCCTACCTGCTGGAACGGGCCGCCGGACACGCCCGGCTGCACCCCGACCGGGAAGTGCTGATCAAGCTCCGCAGCAAGCCCGGGGAGCACACCACGCACCTGGAGGAGCAGCCGTACCAGCGGCTCGCCGAGAAGGTCCCGGGCGGACTGCCCGCCAACTGCCGCCTGGTGTACGGGAACATGGGCGAGGTCCTGGACGGCGCCGATCTGCTCGTCACCGTCTCCTCCACGGCAGCCCTGGAATCCCTGCACCGGTCCATCCCGACGGCGGTCCTCACCGACCTCGGCATCCGCGAGGCCCTCGGCAACCACCACTTCCTCGGCTCCGGCTGCCTGGCCTCCTGGGACCAGATCGACTCCGGTCTCCTCCCGGTGGGCGACCCGGCCTGGCTGGCCGCGCAGGGCGTCCTGTCCGCCGCGGACACGGGCAGCGGCGCGGCCACGGGCGCGGACACCGGCGCGGACGCCTACGCCGTCGCCCGGGCCAAGGTCGCCGGACTGCTCGCCGCCGCCCGGCTGCCATCGCCCGCCCCGTACTACACGCGCACCACCGCACCCGGATACCTCCCCGGGATCCTCGCCCGCCACCACCTCGCACCCGACGGCACCCCGCTGCCCGGCGCGGTGCGCCCGGCCGCGGGGGAGTCCCGGCTGCGCCGTAGGCTCCGCGGCCACCTGCGCGAGGCCGCCCGCGGGGCCTACCGGCACGGCGTGCAGCGCGTGGCCCCGGTGATCCGCAGGCTGGGGGAGCTGTGA
- a CDS encoding glycosyltransferase family 2 protein has product MPKLSVVVPFYNVQTYAPDALKSLELNAREDFEFLLVDDCSTDGTPDLLERAARELPGAVHLRHERNGGLATARNTGLDAARGEYLTFLDGDDWLAPGHLARTLAAIEALSCDFVRTDHVRCTGRSRSVQRVPFGPQSVVAAPRTAILPADRATSVDYPYAWAGMYHRRLLDRGVLHFTDGLRTAEDRPWIWRLHREAESFAAVGLPGIFYRRGVSTSLTQVGDERQLDFIRAFDQVLAEVTADRECDRLLPKAVRTYCAIIAHHFGSIERFEPDVAKKLRLMSSAALGRMPQDVLDQVLDSMDVERSAVLRRLRTGRRRPAPSGASA; this is encoded by the coding sequence GTGCCCAAGCTCTCTGTTGTCGTGCCGTTCTACAACGTGCAGACGTACGCACCGGACGCCCTGAAGAGTCTCGAACTCAACGCCCGGGAGGATTTCGAGTTCCTGCTGGTCGACGACTGCTCGACGGACGGGACGCCCGACCTGCTGGAACGGGCGGCGCGCGAGCTGCCGGGGGCGGTGCACCTCAGACACGAGCGCAACGGCGGCCTGGCCACCGCGCGGAACACCGGTCTGGACGCGGCCCGCGGCGAGTACCTGACCTTCCTGGACGGGGACGACTGGCTGGCGCCCGGCCATCTGGCCCGAACCTTGGCTGCCATAGAGGCCCTGAGCTGTGATTTCGTCCGTACCGACCATGTGCGGTGCACCGGCCGGTCGCGGAGCGTGCAGCGCGTCCCCTTCGGCCCGCAGTCGGTGGTCGCCGCGCCGCGCACCGCGATCCTGCCCGCCGACCGGGCCACGTCGGTGGACTATCCGTACGCCTGGGCCGGGATGTACCACCGGCGGCTGCTGGACCGCGGGGTGCTGCACTTCACCGACGGGCTGCGGACCGCGGAGGACCGGCCGTGGATCTGGCGGCTGCACCGGGAGGCGGAGTCGTTCGCCGCGGTCGGGCTGCCCGGTATCTTTTACCGACGCGGAGTTTCCACCTCATTGACGCAGGTGGGGGACGAACGGCAGCTCGATTTCATCCGCGCATTCGATCAGGTGCTCGCGGAGGTCACCGCCGACCGAGAATGTGATCGACTGCTCCCGAAAGCCGTCCGAACCTATTGTGCAATTATCGCCCATCATTTCGGGTCCATCGAAAGGTTCGAGCCGGACGTGGCCAAGAAACTCCGTCTCATGAGCTCGGCCGCGCTCGGCCGCATGCCGCAGGACGTACTGGACCAGGTCCTGGACTCGATGGACGTCGAACGCTCCGCCGTGCTGCGCCGCCTGCGCACCGGCCGCCGCCGCCCCGCCCCGTCGGGAGCGAGTGCCTGA
- a CDS encoding polysialyltransferase family glycosyltransferase, which produces MPTQIFLASTLYGAATLAAGIDAGSFPPAGRRILLTSNHAVTAEVAPGVTDMPGFAALRPRFDEVLDWNRVIEPQHPSTWAPRAEDVPIWERQLRTLWNLGEDRVELIVESLQVPPAQSLCRLFPGAAVDVYADGLMSYGPTRFRLDPQLGMRVRRVLHLDLVPGLEPLLLTEFGVRVELVPAQPFLKVLAELAEATPDEAPEPAGPPALLLGQYLSALDLMTLAEEEELHVSMVRGAHALGHRELVFKPHPGAPAAYWRRAEEEAERLGARLTVIAAPVLAETLYQRLRPALVVGCFSTGLLTAATLYGLPVARTGTGAVLAALTPYPNSNRVPLALVDALLPDLADAEAVRAWTPPTPEQVRAEPAALLTAVGFTMQPQILAARRPAAEAYLAKRLTPHTWRYFTRRRLTALGLPGGIPAQLSFLPRSRAVRRAVRRMGWLRRVVS; this is translated from the coding sequence ATGCCCACCCAGATCTTCCTGGCCTCCACCCTCTACGGTGCGGCCACGCTCGCGGCGGGCATCGACGCGGGCTCCTTCCCGCCCGCCGGCCGCCGCATCCTGCTGACCAGCAACCACGCCGTCACGGCCGAGGTGGCCCCGGGCGTCACGGACATGCCGGGCTTCGCCGCCCTGCGCCCCCGCTTCGACGAGGTCCTCGACTGGAACCGCGTCATCGAGCCGCAGCACCCGAGCACCTGGGCCCCGCGCGCGGAGGACGTCCCGATCTGGGAGCGGCAGCTGCGCACGCTGTGGAACCTGGGCGAGGACCGGGTCGAGCTGATCGTGGAGTCCCTCCAGGTCCCGCCGGCCCAGAGCCTGTGCCGGCTCTTCCCGGGCGCGGCCGTCGACGTCTACGCCGATGGGCTGATGAGCTACGGACCCACCCGTTTCCGCCTCGACCCGCAGCTCGGGATGCGGGTACGGCGGGTGCTCCACCTGGACCTGGTGCCCGGGCTGGAGCCCCTGCTGCTGACGGAGTTCGGGGTGCGGGTGGAGCTGGTGCCGGCGCAGCCGTTCCTCAAGGTCCTCGCGGAGCTCGCCGAGGCCACCCCGGACGAGGCGCCCGAGCCCGCCGGGCCCCCGGCCCTCCTGCTGGGCCAGTACCTCTCCGCGCTCGACCTGATGACCCTGGCCGAGGAGGAGGAGCTGCACGTGTCGATGGTCCGGGGCGCGCACGCCCTGGGCCACCGGGAGCTGGTCTTCAAACCGCACCCCGGCGCCCCGGCCGCGTACTGGCGCCGGGCCGAGGAGGAGGCCGAGCGGCTCGGCGCCCGGCTGACCGTGATCGCCGCCCCGGTTCTGGCCGAGACCCTCTACCAGCGGCTGCGCCCCGCTCTGGTCGTCGGCTGCTTCTCCACCGGGCTGCTCACCGCCGCCACCCTGTACGGGCTCCCGGTGGCCCGGACCGGCACCGGCGCGGTGCTGGCCGCCCTGACCCCGTACCCGAACAGCAACCGGGTCCCGCTGGCCCTGGTGGACGCGCTGCTTCCGGACCTCGCCGACGCCGAGGCCGTCCGCGCCTGGACGCCCCCGACCCCCGAGCAGGTCCGGGCGGAGCCGGCCGCACTGCTCACTGCCGTCGGGTTCACCATGCAGCCGCAGATCCTGGCCGCGCGGCGGCCGGCGGCCGAGGCCTACCTGGCCAAGCGCCTGACCCCGCACACCTGGCGGTACTTCACGCGCCGCCGACTGACCGCACTCGGGCTGCCGGGCGGCATCCCGGCGCAGCTGTCGTTCCTGCCGCGCAGCCGGGCGGTGCGCCGGGCCGTGCGGCGGATGGGATGGCTGCGCCGCGTCGTCAGCTGA